The following proteins come from a genomic window of Trifolium pratense cultivar HEN17-A07 linkage group LG4, ARS_RC_1.1, whole genome shotgun sequence:
- the LOC123924666 gene encoding transcription factor MYB1-like encodes MENTIGVRKGAWTYEEDKLLKDCINKYGEGKWHLVPQRAGLNRCRKSCRLRWLNYLSPTIYRGSFAEDEIDMIIRLHNLLGNRWSLIAGRLPGRTANDVKNYWNAHLLKKVVAMKEEEKKNEKHKETTMKAHEVIKPQPRTFSTNWLKEKHNNIVSQPILLASNKDDTIPTYHDDQSEIMVPNHIGIDCASSSKSNLGNAPIPCAMSMDSLWNLEEPVAVGSEIIGSCSSVHEENYNDMEFPNVDDSFWDSNLYDFDSLWDL; translated from the exons ATGGAGAATACCATAGGCGTGAGAAAAGGTGCATGGACATATGAGGAAGATAAGCTACTCAAGGATTGCATTAACAAGTATGGTGAAGGAAAGTGGCATTTAGTTCCTCAAAGAGCAG GATTGAATAGGTGCAGAAAGAGTTGTAGACTTAGGTGGTTAAATTATTTAAGCCCCACCATCTACAGAGGAAGCTTTGCTGAAGATGAAATTGATATGATCATCAGGCTACACAATCTCCTAGGGAATAG ATGGTCATTGATTGCTGGAAGGCTTCCTGGTAGAACAGCTAATGATGTGAAGAACTATTGGAATGCACACTTGCTTAAGAAAGTGGTTGCaatgaaagaagaagagaaaaaaaatgagaaacatAAGGAAACAACCATGAAAGCTCATGAAGTTATTAAACCTCAACCTCGAACTTTTTCAACCAATTGGTTGAAAGAGAAACATAATAATATTGTGTCACAACCAATATTATTGGCTTCAAATAAAGATGATACAATTCCTACATATCATGATGATCAATCAGAGATTATGGTTCCAAATCATATTGGTATAGATTGTGCttcttcatcaaaatcaaatctaGGTAATGCGCCAATACCGTGTGCAATGTCGATGGACAGTTTATGGAACTTGGAGGAACCTGTAGCCGTAGGTAGTGAGATAATTGGCTCATGCTCTTCAGTTCATGAGGAGAATTATAATGATATGGAGTTTCCAAATGTTGATGATTCTTTTTGGGATTCCAATCTTTATGATTTCGATTCTCTTTGGGATCTTTAG